The following are encoded in a window of Candidatus Melainabacteria bacterium RIFOXYA2_FULL_32_9 genomic DNA:
- a CDS encoding cell division topological specificity factor MinE, which produces MVSRFNQVLATNNVTVKKTSFNSKNDASNRLKLVLMHDRSKLAPGTLEQMRDELVDVISRYVEIDREALDLNLEDGSSTIALVANIPILRNK; this is translated from the coding sequence ATAGTATCAAGATTCAACCAGGTTCTTGCTACTAATAATGTTACAGTCAAAAAGACAAGTTTTAATAGTAAAAATGACGCCAGTAACAGATTAAAATTAGTCTTGATGCATGATAGAAGCAAACTTGCTCCTGGCACTCTTGAGCAAATGAGAGATGAACTTGTTGATGTAATTTCACGCTATGTTGAAATTGACAGAGAAGCGTTAGATCTTAATTTAGAAGACGGCTCAAGTACAATAGCACTTGTTGCAAATATTCCAATACTCAGAAATAAATAA